Genomic segment of Drosophila takahashii strain IR98-3 E-12201 chromosome X, DtakHiC1v2, whole genome shotgun sequence:
GCCAAGCCCTATGTGCCGTAagttaaaagttattaaatataataatacctataatatttttcatacagCACCGACAAGATCGTTTTGAAGGTCAACAAGGTGGTCAACAGTCCCACCATTCCCACTCTGATGGCCTACGGTCCCAGCTACGTCAGCAACAACTCGGTGATGGGCCACAAGGAGGCCACCCAGTTCTTTCCGGCCAACTACAAGTCCGCcctgcaggaggaggaggaactgcACGCCGTCAAGGCGGAGAAGCCCAAGAAGCGCAAGAAAGTAGGACATCCTACACAGGATCATCTATTATCCAGAGGATAATTAAGATCGAATTTTGCAGAACAAAAAGGGAGGAGATCCCGAGGAGAGCAGCAAGGCGGACGCCGGCAATCTAGCGGATGCCCAGCAGGAGGCGGATGAGGCGGTGAAGACCTCGCCGGAGGAAGGCGCCTCCACGACCAGCAGCGGCGAGGACAGCTGCGAGAGTCGTCCTGCAACGGCCGATGGCGCCAATCCCGAGGGTACTCAGGCCACTTAGGTGCTctaaaaagaaattatagaTTATATCTTTATTTGCAATacaaaacataattaaattaaaaatatattctattaCTTCGAGTAATATTTCTAATTTctaatttatcaaaaattcgaaagttggtggaaaatataatttttccgAAAGGGATTGggttgttagctgttcaaaacagtcggtctttCAACTATTGGCCTTGATCTAtccaaaacgaaaaaatcttaattttcgTCGAAAATTCGAATCCATACTTTCCtccctaaaatatcagtattttggccataacaacggaaataatgatccaaatatggaatgtcgtaccttgttgaactcgtGTTTTAATtccctaacgattggcatttaaacctagaatttttaaaattttgtaattttttttttaaagttgtgatcaaaaatacaaaaattgatcaaaaaataaattttccagaaagagatggggatcgttagtttaggtcgTTAGCTGCCCAAAACAGTCGTTCTTTTAGCTGTGCGCCTTAATTTGTCGAAATTACGACCAAAAAACCAtacaaaaaagtattttttcgcCGAAAATTCGAATCCATATTTTTaaccctaaaatatcagttttttggccGTAATAATGGAAATagtgatccaaatatggaatgttataccttgttgaactcgtaatTTAATtccctaacgattggcattcaaatctaaaaatttttaattttcgtaatttttcgtaaaaaatcgtgatgttaccccttatcaaaaaagtgaaaattgatcaaaaaataaatttccctgAAAGTGATGGgaatcgttagtttaggtcaTTAGCTATTCAAAacagtcatttttttttagcactaGTCCTTTGTTTAACTAAATTATGATTGAAAAACCGCAAAATCTTTAGAAAGTTTTGAGTTCGATTACCTTAGTATCGATTGCACATGGTAATCGTTTAAACACCGATATATCACACATAATTGCTCATCGATAACAGGTGAATCGGTATCGGGTGGTTGAaagtaaagttaaaaaattaaattgtgtaATTGCTGTATGAAAACACCAGCCCGCTCGCCCGATGGATCCCAATTTGCGTAACGTAAGTCTGCAGGTGAACCCTTcccaccgcccaccacccaccacgcCCACCTTGCATGTCTTCCAGCTCAAGGACTTTCTCACCTTATACAACAAAGTGACGGAACTGTGCTTCAGCCGATGCGTGGATAATCTCAGCCAGCGCGACCTGGGCGGCCAGGAGGTGAGTCTATAGCTGGGTCATCCTCTGGACTAACCAATCCTCTGATTTCCAGGACATGTGCGTGGACAGGTGCGTCACCAAGTTCGCCCGCTTCAATCAGAATATGATGAAGGTCTATGTGGATGTGCAGACGACGATTAATGCCAAGCGcgtggaggaggtggaggagaaCGCCCGCAAgttggagcagcagcagaaggagcAGCGACTGAAAGAGGCGGCCGCCGCCACCACCACAGTGCTCACTCCCGTCCAACCGCCCGTCGCCGGCAACCTGTCCATGTAGCAGCAGAATCCGCAGCTGCTGTTCTCCATCCTGGACAGCTAATCGCGGCAACCACACAGCCCCCTTCTCTACAACACCACAAACAACCTATTACCCTCTTCTCCTGATATGCAGTGCATTTGCCTAGTTGCTCTGATCGGCCTGCCAGGAGCGGGCAAATCCACGCTTTGCACCTGGCTGCTAGGCCAACAGGCTGCCCTCCTCCACTTTCGCCACATTGTTCACCTGTGCTACGACGATTTCCTGGACATCCGACTGCCCTACAAGGAGCAGCGCGGGCTTATCCTTAACCTACTAGAACAACTCATAGCCGCTATTCAAGCAGACACCATTTGGCCGGCTCAAATACAGCGCATTGCCTTTAGCAGCAGTGGAAAACACATTCTAATCTTGTGCGACGACAACTTTTACTACCGCAGCATGCGCcaacagctgcagcagctgtgTCGCCGCAGTAATGGCTGCATCTACGGTCAGCTACACATCGCCAGTTCGCTGGACGTCTGCCTGACGAAGAACTCCAAGAGAAGCGGCGGTTTCCGAGTGCCGGCGGCTGTGATTAGGCAGATGAACGAGCGACTGGAGGCCCCAGGCTGCGAGGCCTGGGAACGAAACAGTTTAACAATCCACAACCTAAATGATAAGGATGCTATACttgattttattaattcaCTACCTGCAAAGGAGTCATCGCCATCGTCTACAAACAGCAGGCAGCCTGCGCAGGAACAGACACTCATCCACAAACTGGATCTTCTCCTGCGAGCGCGTATTAAAGAGCTGCTCAATGATGTGAAGGAGAAGCAACTGGCGGGCAGTAGATTAAACAACAAGCGGAAGGAGATATTAACAAGGTGGCGGGGTGAACAGAGAAACGGACAGGCTGAGAATGAGGCTGCCTTGGATTACTATGTAAATTTGTTAAACTAGCCTATAAGATAAGCTAAATTCGTTTGTactaaatacatatataaaatgttatttgaattaaaacTAGATTTATTTagtgaaaaaaatacaagttaaCTTTAGGACCCCGTTCGCTTAGACCACCTTCACCTGGCTGGTGTCCCTTTTCTGGATCATGCGCATCGCCTTCTTCTTCATGCGCTTCAGCTTGGCGGGATTCTTGATCACCTGGACGACCTCCGAGCGGCGCTCGTTGGCCAGCCGCCGCTCGGCGTTCTCCACGCGACGCTGATGCTTCTGGACGGCGTCCTCCTTGCGCTTCGTCTTGATCTCCTTGGAGCGCTCCTTGATGTAGCGCAGCTCGTCGCGCAGAGCGGCCTTCTTCTCGAACGTCGCACGGTTAATGGTCTTCTTGATCTTGCTGAATCTTCAAGAGAAGGAGAAGGTTGTAGGATGGATGGATAGATTAGAGTGATTAGAGGACCACTTACTTCTGTTTGGGCGTCTTCCACGGCCGGTTGGACTTGGGCTGGCCACGGGGAATGCTGTTCTCGGGCTTCGCCGCCTTCTTGGCCTTCGCCGGCGTCTTGGGCGGCGCTGTTTCTGGGGCGGCTTCACTCATTTCGGGAATTACGATGCTCAAACaacacaaaaatacaaaacaagaacGCACGTGTTGCCTGGCTGCGTGTATCGATAGCACGCAACATATGTTCGGGAAAGTTATCGTTGATCGACGAGTTGCTTTCGATCAGCAAATTAGGCGCCAATTCaaaatcgtttaaaaaaataagtaaatttttatgggttttaaggtaacagaaaaatataaaactgtttttttctttttttatgtaatgaaaaatatatttcatttgcaactcaatattttatgaaaataattttgtttaaattggtttcaataattatttaaaactaattaaaattagattatttttatgctaactttttttaaggtaataacaaaatatgaaatcaaatatttttcaaaaaaacggatTACGTATTTTATTAActcctttttttaaacttatttccTTTTCAACcccattatttttagaaataactttggATATTGTGCGTTGTGCTTTCTTCAAACATACATAGTTTTTGGGtctgaatttcaaaataaaatacaaaaacgtGTTTCCAGTTTCCTCTTGCTTCCGTTTATCCGCTTAAGCTGGTTAGGAATGGCCAGCAGCTTGTTTGTTGTGTGTTTTTGAACCAGGAAAAAcaagaattttatttcactACAATTTAACAATTTGGACGGGCTCGCCAAACTCAGCAGACGAGATGCCTGCCCACCGATTTCCTGGCAACTTTGGCATTAATGTACACATTTACAGGGGGGTTTTCACGTCGACAAAGGCCGTAGCTATCAGCAGGAGTTCAGGATCCCGGTTCCGATTCCTGGGCCACCGCCTGGTTGCTCCGCTTGTGCTGATCTATGTTGTAGTGGTAGAAGAAGGACTTGCCGTACTCAAAGGACGAAATCATGATGGCACACGCGGGCGCCACCTTGAAGAGTCGCGGCCCCAAACCGGAGAAGATCGCGGGCAGTCCGCCCAGGCGGTAAATGCTGGCCAGCCGCACCGCCACCGACTTGGTGGccgcctgctgctgttgcttggATGGTGGATTATCTGCCGTGATGCAAACCGAACCATTGTCAATGGAGGATCTGCTTGCAGCTGCAAGCTGAACAGCATTGGGCCTACCTGAGAATATGAACTTCTCGCCGAACTCGATCTGCTCGTGCGTTTTCACCACATCGAAGGGCGTGGTGATGGTGGCGGCCACCTGGATaggaaaaaacaaataacCAATTACGAATCTTTGTTTAAAGAAACCTCAAGCCTAGCTCACCGATCCCGAAATTGCTCCTGCCGCAAAGCTAAAGCTGAAGGTGGGCTCCACCACGCCGAAGGAGCTCTTGAGGTACTCGTAGCAGGTCCAGTAGATGCCCGAAAAGGGCACATCCCGCAGAATGGTGGGCGGCAGGCCGCGCCACAGACCCAAAATGCCCTGCGACTGGACCACCTGGCGAATGGTGCCGAACATCTCGGCGTGCGTCATGCGCTGCGACTGCATCTTGGTGCGGATCAGCTCGACGGGACTGACACAGGTGACGGCCAATATGCGCGCCGATACGCCGGCCAGCAGCGGCACCAAAATGGGAATAGCTAGTGGAATGTCGCGCGCCCCTTTGCCGGCCATTACATACTTGTAATGGATGTCGGTGAAGCGCGCCTTGAACTGCTCGTAGGCCACGAAGTAGATGATCGTGGAGGGCAGGGCCGAGATGAGCGTGGGGCTGAGTCCAGACCACAGCGAGCCGACGCCCTCAGTGCGGCTGATCTTGATGAATGCGTCCTGAAATGGTCAGAGTAAGTGGGTTATTTTGAATCTCCTTTTGAGTAGCTACTCACAATGGTGCCAGAAAAGCGGGGAGCGGGCTTGGCGACTGCCGGATTGGGCGTGTCCGGGCCGCAGGGGCAGATGTGATCCATTAAGCCATTGCAGTAGAGGAAGCACTTATTCGAAAGCAGCGCCTGCTGCTGGGCCTGCAGCCGGGTCTTGATCACATCCAGCGGAGTCACTGGAAAGGATGGGATAGTAATTGAGCTTACGGTTAGCTTAGGGTGACTTACTGAAGCAGGCGGTCACCATGGCGCCGGTGCAGGCGGATGCCACTTGCTGCAGCGGTCGTATGCGAAAGCGCGGGTCCGTCATCGTGGCCTTTGACTGGTTCTGGCTGGGAGTCGCCGCCAGTGCCGCGCTGGCAGCCGCAAAGTGGGCGCAGACCTCCCTCTTCGCCATGGCGGGATGCACTTGCTCTTCCGATCACTGGGAGCCCCGGTAGGCTGCGATTATGTGGGTGATTTAAAGGTGATATGGATGTGATGAGATGAGCTGACTGTGTGCACTGTGTTTTATGTCGACTGTGAGCTCGGATCGGCAATTAGGCAAGCCCCCCGCTCATTGTGAAATAGTTTCCAGGTCCAAAATAAAACACCGTGCTCGTATGTTCTGCTCCATGCCCATGGCGATCAGCTGTTGCTAGCTgatactatcgatactatcggaACAGCTATCGGTGCAGCGGTGTTATCGAAAAGCAAGCGTGTGGGTGTAGGGGGAAGCCCctattcaaaattcaaaacatttaGGTCCTTTTTTCGTCCGttcgttaaatttaaagtagggttaaaaccttgaaatcgtaaGCGAAATAAGAGTCTAAAGCttcctttaattttaacaagcggacgagaaaacggcacTTAGCAATTCGAAAACTGTAAAGCTATCGTAGGATTGGAATTTATCCTTTCAGAGCActtgcattaaaaaaatattttaaattaattggatCTCTAATGGTTTGAAAATAAGTTCAGAAACTATCACAGAAAtactttcttaaaataataagataagATAACACCTACCCGCTTCCTGGAGATCCAGGTTGTAGTGGAAGAAGAACGACTTGCTGTACTCGAACGTGGAGATCATGATGGCGCAGGCGGGAACAACACGGAGCATGCGCGGCACCACGCCGACGTAGAGGCCCCGGACACCCTGCTGCCGGTAGATGTGGCGCAGCCGTGAAAACATCGACGGCCTGGAAATGGCAGTAGTAGTAGTCGCGGTCCTTGGCGCAGGACCTGCTCCCGCtgccgatcccgatcccgccGCTCCCACCTCCTCGTAGAGCACATCCTGACCCAACTCAATCTGGGTGTGGGTGGTGATCAGGTCAAAGGGCATGGTCACAAAGGTAGCAACCTGTAaatgattataataataattatgattATAGGTTATTTAAGACGCTcactagagcttgaaaaatatcgatattttttcaaaatcatatcgataatatcgatgttttcaaggaaaattataaaaactatgtttaaaataaaacgtttttaaaagatcgatgTTTCCGATAAataattcttataaaaaatatcgaaattatcgaaATGTCGATACTTTTCAAGCTCTACTGCTCACCCACCGCTCCGGCGACGGCGCCCGTGAGGAAGCTGAAGAGGAAGCTGGGCTCCGTGACGCCGAAGGCCCGCTTCATCCCCTCGTATGCCGCCCAATAGGTACCCGAAAAGGGGGCGTCCCGCATCACCGTGGGCGGCCAGCCCCGCCACAGCCCCAGGATGCCGTGCTGGCGGATCAGCGAGCGCAGCACGCGCCACAGCTCCGAGTAGGTCATCGTAACCTCGGACTGCATCTTGATGCGCACCATCTCAATGGGAGTGATGGCCGTCACAACAATGGTGCGCGAGCAGATGCCCGAGGCCATGGGCACGTAGCAGGGCAGCGGTTCACTGGGCACCACCTGGGCATTGGCGTTCACATTCCGACTCCTGGTGGCCAGGTCCAAAGGATCCCCGCCATTGGCGCCGGGCACTTGCTCGGCCTCCGCCTCAAATTTGTGCGAGTCCAAGTAGATTTGGGTCAGCGAATTCTTGAGGTACTCGTAGGTCACGAAGTAGATAATCGTCGAGGGCAGGGCCGAGACCAAAGTGGGACTGAGGCCCGCCCACAGGCCGCTCAGACCACTGCTGCAAACAATCTTGACAAACGCGTCCTAGATACGAAGATACATGACATACAAAAGGGTAGAGTACTGAATATATGATATTTAGGGGGATATAtacaaaacatcgatattatcgaatcaataATGTCaaattatcgaaaatatcgataatttttaagCTCTAATATATACCACCCCCTACAAAAGGAtgtgatatttaaaaagtaagcaacaacaaatccCCCTACAGCCAATCCTAGATCTAGGGTGGACCTTAACCCACTTAACCCCTAACTCACCATGGCGCCGCGCAGGGGC
This window contains:
- the Tim9b gene encoding mitochondrial import inner membrane translocase subunit Tim10B gives rise to the protein MDPNLRNLKDFLTLYNKVTELCFSRCVDNLSQRDLGGQEDMCVDRCVTKFARFNQNMMKVYVDVQTTINAKRVEEVEENARKLEQQQKEQRLKEAAAATTTVLTPVQPPVAGNLSM
- the Pstk gene encoding L-seryl-tRNA(Sec) kinase, whose protein sequence is MQCICLVALIGLPGAGKSTLCTWLLGQQAALLHFRHIVHLCYDDFLDIRLPYKEQRGLILNLLEQLIAAIQADTIWPAQIQRIAFSSSGKHILILCDDNFYYRSMRQQLQQLCRRSNGCIYGQLHIASSLDVCLTKNSKRSGGFRVPAAVIRQMNERLEAPGCEAWERNSLTIHNLNDKDAILDFINSLPAKESSPSSTNSRQPAQEQTLIHKLDLLLRARIKELLNDVKEKQLAGSRLNNKRKEILTRWRGEQRNGQAENEAALDYYVNLLN
- the LOC108056143 gene encoding coiled-coil domain-containing protein 86 → MSEAAPETAPPKTPAKAKKAAKPENSIPRGQPKSNRPWKTPKQKFSKIKKTINRATFEKKAALRDELRYIKERSKEIKTKRKEDAVQKHQRRVENAERRLANERRSEVVQVIKNPAKLKRMKKKAMRMIQKRDTSQVKVV
- the Shawn gene encoding solute carrier family 25 protein Shawn isoform X2, translating into MAKREVCAHFAAASAALAATPSQNQSKATMTDPRFRIRPLQQVASACTGAMVTACFMTPLDVIKTRLQAQQQALLSNKCFLYCNGLMDHICPCGPDTPNPAVAKPAPRFSGTIDAFIKISRTEGVGSLWSGLSPTLISALPSTIIYFVAYEQFKARFTDIHYKYVMAGKGARDIPLAIPILVPLLAGVSARILAVTCVSPVELIRTKMQSQRMTHAEMFGTIRQVVQSQGILGLWRGLPPTILRDVPFSGIYWTCYEYLKSSFGVVEPTFSFSFAAGAISGSVAATITTPFDVVKTHEQIEFGEKFIFSDNPPSKQQQQAATKSVAVRLASIYRLGGLPAIFSGLGPRLFKVAPACAIMISSFEYGKSFFYHYNIDQHKRSNQAVAQESEPGS
- the Shawn gene encoding solute carrier family 25 protein Shawn isoform X1, with product MAKREVCAHFAAASAALAATPSQNQSKATMTDPRFRIRPLQQVASACTGAMVTACFMTPLDVIKTRLQAQQQALLSNKCFLYCNGLMDHICPCGPDTPNPAVAKPAPRFSGTIDAFIKISRTEGVGSLWSGLSPTLISALPSTIIYFVAYEQFKARFTDIHYKYVMAGKGARDIPLAIPILVPLLAGVSARILAVTCVSPVELIRTKMQSQRMTHAEMFGTIRQVVQSQGILGLWRGLPPTILRDVPFSGIYWTCYEYLKSSFGVVEPTFSFSFAAGAISGSVAATITTPFDVVKTHEQIEFGEKFIFSGRPNAVQLAAASRSSIDNGSVCITADNPPSKQQQQAATKSVAVRLASIYRLGGLPAIFSGLGPRLFKVAPACAIMISSFEYGKSFFYHYNIDQHKRSNQAVAQESEPGS
- the Tyler gene encoding solute carrier family 25 protein Shawn isoform X1; the protein is MPPQLESQSGGSDEDEEGRRLEYQELDPLRLTTLILSSDPRYRIKPMQQVVSALIGGLITTFVVTPLEVVKTRVQTQHAIRQRPTVSRLCYVFHNGLMTHVCRSSDICIPKPGRDPRNLQPLRGAMDAFVKIVCSSGLSGLWAGLSPTLVSALPSTIIYFVTYEYLKNSLTQIYLDSHKFEAEAEQVPGANGGDPLDLATRSRNVNANAQVVPSEPLPCYVPMASGICSRTIVVTAITPIEMVRIKMQSEVTMTYSELWRVLRSLIRQHGILGLWRGWPPTVMRDAPFSGTYWAAYEGMKRAFGVTEPSFLFSFLTGAVAGAVATFVTMPFDLITTHTQIELGQDVLYEEVGAAGSGSAAGAGPAPRTATTTTAISRPSMFSRLRHIYRQQGVRGLYVGVVPRMLRVVPACAIMISTFEYSKSFFFHYNLDLQEAAYRGSQ
- the Tyler gene encoding solute carrier family 25 protein Shawn isoform X2 translates to MPPQLESQSGGSDEDEEGRRLEYQELDPLRLTTLILSSDPRYRIKPMQQVVSALIGGLITTFVVTPLEVVKTRVQTQHAIRQRPTVSRLCYVFHNGLMTHVCRSSDICIPKPGRDPRNLQPLRGAMDAFVKIVCSSGLSGLWAGLSPTLVSALPSTIIYFVTYEYLKNSLTQIYLDSHKFEAEAEQVPGANGGDPLDLATRSRNVNANAQVVPSEPLPCYVPMASGICSRTIVVTAITPIEMVRIKMQSEVTMTYSELWRVLRSLIRQHGILGLWRGWPPTVMRDAPFSGTYWAAYEGMKRAFGVTEPSFLFSFLTGAVAGAVGCYLCDHAL